CCGGCGGGTGGTGATCCGCCCGGTCTGGGAATCCTATACGGCCCAACCGGGTGAAGTGGTGATCGACATCGAGCCGGGGATGAGCTTCGGCACGGGACGTCACGGCACCACCCGCGCCTGCCTCGAATTTCTCGACCACATCTCCGGTCAGCGCGCGGGCGGTTCCATGCTCGACATGGGCTGCGGTTCGGGCATCCTGGCCATCGGCGCGGCCAAGCTCGGCTTCCATCCGGTCTGCGGTTTTGACAACGACCCCGATGCTGTGGCGATCGCCCGTGACAACGCGCGGCTCAATGGCGTCACGACGGAGCTGGACGTGTGC
The sequence above is drawn from the Lentisphaerota bacterium genome and encodes:
- a CDS encoding methyltransferase domain-containing protein, whose protein sequence is MTVHPQLTAVSADVSSVWVDAMLDALSSCPFTPTAWEDVERGTCRIDIFLEHAADAAGVCDTVRETGAALGLTLAPAVSQLAREDWTESWKRFFHVERVSRRVVIRPVWESYTAQPGEVVIDIEPGMSFGTGRHGTTRACLEFLDHISGQRAGGSMLDMGCGSGILAIGAAKLGFHPVCGFDNDPDAVAIARDNARLNGVTTELDVC